Proteins encoded in a region of the Amphiprion ocellaris isolate individual 3 ecotype Okinawa chromosome 21, ASM2253959v1, whole genome shotgun sequence genome:
- the ndufa12 gene encoding NADH dehydrogenase [ubiquinone] 1 alpha subcomplex subunit 12 — MAEYANIVRRALGQIGGHGGVRGFFLQLFRVNDIKTGTLIGVDKYGNKYYEDNKHYFFGRHRWVIYTTEMNGKKTLWEVDGSMVPAEWHRWLHCMTDDPPTTHPPEPKKFLAEVHQFNVSGSPQQYVPYPTTRKKIHEWVPPKAGAQ, encoded by the exons ATGGCGGAGTATGCAAACATCGTCCGAAGGGCTTTAGGGCAAATAGGAGGTCATGGAGGAGTCCGGGGCTTCTTTCTCCAGTTATTCAG AGTGAATGACATCAAAACAGGCACTTTGATTGGTGTGGATAAATATGGGAATAAATACTATGAGGACAACAAGCACTACTTCTTTG gaCGTCACCGCTGGGTGATCTACACCACAGAGATGAATGGAAAGAAGACCTTGTGGGAGGTGGATGGCAGCATGGTGCCAGCTGAATG GCATCGCTGGCTGCACTGTATGACAGACGACCCTCCCACCACACATCCTCCAGAGCCCAAGAAGTTCCTCGCTGAGGTCCATCAGTTCAACGTGAGCGGCAGCCCACAGCAGTATGTGCCGTACCCCACCACCCGCAAGAAGATCCACGAGTGGGTTCCCCCTAAAGCTGGAGCCCAGTGA